The Methylobacterium currus genome contains a region encoding:
- a CDS encoding SDR family NAD(P)-dependent oxidoreductase: MGSAVVVGASGGIGRALVAALAAGGAHETVFALSRSPMPQPGPARSLPADVTDEDSIAAAARTVGESGPVDLVVVASGILHGPGVSPEKAIRTLDPAAMATVMAVNAIGPALVAKHVLPLMPRRGRRVFAALSARVGSIGDNRLGGWYAYRASKAALNQILRTLAVETARTHPELIVAGLHPGTVQTALSRPFRPDPGPGLFAPEESAAHLVRVLNGLQIGDSGRVFAWDGQPIPP; this comes from the coding sequence ATGGGCAGCGCGGTCGTCGTCGGAGCCTCGGGCGGGATCGGTCGCGCCCTCGTCGCGGCGCTCGCCGCGGGCGGGGCGCATGAGACGGTCTTCGCCCTGTCGCGCTCGCCCATGCCGCAGCCCGGACCCGCGCGATCCCTGCCCGCCGACGTCACCGACGAGGACTCCATCGCGGCGGCGGCCCGCACCGTCGGGGAGTCCGGACCGGTCGATCTCGTCGTCGTCGCCAGCGGCATCCTGCACGGGCCGGGCGTCTCCCCCGAGAAGGCGATCCGGACGCTCGATCCGGCGGCGATGGCGACGGTGATGGCCGTCAACGCGATCGGCCCGGCGCTCGTGGCCAAGCACGTCCTGCCGCTGATGCCGCGCCGGGGGCGTCGCGTCTTCGCCGCCCTCTCGGCACGGGTCGGCTCGATCGGCGACAACCGGTTAGGCGGGTGGTACGCCTACCGGGCCTCGAAGGCGGCGTTGAACCAGATCCTGCGCACCCTCGCCGTCGAGACGGCGCGCACCCATCCCGAGCTGATCGTGGCGGGCCTGCATCCCGGGACCGTGCAGACGGCGCTGTCCCGGCCGTTCCGCCCGGATCCGGGACCCGGCCTGTTCGCGCCGGAGGAGAGCGCGGCCCATCTGGTGCGGGTCCTGAACGGGCTGCAGATCGGGGATTCCGGCCGGGTCTTCGCCTGGGACGGGCAGCCGATCCCGCCGTGA
- a CDS encoding thiol-disulfide oxidoreductase DCC family protein: MRDDLTVYYDGACPLCRTEIGHYRRCAGAERVRFVDLATMDDDAALGSGLDRAAAQARFHVREADGRLVSGAAAFARLWRRLPAWRWLGRLVELRVFGRRPVLALSEAAYRLFLPLRPRLARVLSRSGLLRTSA; encoded by the coding sequence GTGCGGGACGATCTGACCGTCTACTACGATGGGGCCTGCCCGCTCTGCCGGACCGAGATCGGGCATTACCGGCGCTGTGCCGGGGCCGAGCGCGTGCGCTTCGTCGACCTCGCGACGATGGACGACGACGCGGCCTTGGGATCCGGGCTCGACCGGGCCGCCGCGCAGGCGCGGTTCCACGTCCGCGAGGCGGATGGGCGCCTCGTCTCCGGCGCGGCCGCCTTCGCGCGGCTCTGGCGCCGCTTGCCGGCCTGGCGCTGGCTCGGCCGGCTCGTCGAGCTCCGGGTGTTCGGGCGCCGCCCCGTGCTGGCCCTGTCCGAGGCGGCCTATCGCCTGTTCCTCCCGCTGCGGCCGCGCCTGGCGCGCGTGCTGAGCCGCAGCGGCCTCCTCCGGACATCGGCGTGA
- a CDS encoding long-chain-fatty-acid--CoA ligase — translation MLGLMQDWPLLIHRIIDYAALQHGARPVISRSVEGPMHRTTYAEVRQRSLRLSKRLAADGIRLGDRVATLAWNTWRHLEAWYGITGVGAIYHTVNPRLFEDQIAYIINHAEDRILLLDLTFVPLVERLADKLPTIERYVILTDGAHMPQTSLRNAVAYEDWIAEADDDFAWATFEENTAAGLCYTSGTTGLPKGVLYSHRSNVLLALMVNNPAFIALKPTDMAMPVVPLFHANAWGFSFAAPMTGAGLVMPGPKLDGASVHALLEETGVTVTAAVPTVWLGLLHYLDTTGQRLSHLKRVVIGGSACPRAMTERFERDYGVTVDHAWGMTEMSPIGSYCSLKPEVAHLEGEARLDLKMKQGYAPFGVEFRLTDDEGRDLPWDGTTFGRLKVSGLAVAKAYYRSDEPILDDRGFFDTGDVATIDPNGYMAITDRSKDVIKSGGEWISSIDLENLAVGHPDVAEAAVIGVQHPKWDERPLLIVVPKEGRTPDKADILAFMAPHIAKWWMPDDVVVVQQIPHTATGKIQKTALRDQFRDYRLPGAA, via the coding sequence ATGCTCGGCCTGATGCAGGACTGGCCCCTGCTGATCCACCGCATCATCGACTACGCCGCGCTCCAGCACGGAGCCCGCCCGGTGATCTCGCGCTCGGTCGAGGGGCCGATGCACCGGACCACCTATGCCGAGGTGCGGCAGCGGTCGTTGCGCCTGTCGAAGCGCCTCGCCGCCGACGGCATCCGCCTCGGCGACCGGGTCGCGACGCTCGCCTGGAACACCTGGCGCCACCTCGAGGCGTGGTACGGCATCACCGGCGTGGGGGCGATCTACCACACGGTCAATCCGCGCCTGTTCGAGGACCAGATCGCCTACATCATCAACCATGCCGAGGACCGGATCCTCCTCCTCGACCTGACCTTCGTGCCCCTGGTCGAGCGCCTGGCGGACAAGCTGCCGACGATCGAGCGGTACGTGATCCTCACCGACGGCGCCCACATGCCGCAGACGTCCCTGCGCAACGCCGTCGCGTACGAGGACTGGATCGCCGAGGCCGACGACGACTTCGCCTGGGCGACCTTCGAGGAGAACACCGCCGCCGGCCTCTGCTATACCTCGGGCACCACCGGCCTGCCGAAGGGCGTGCTCTACTCGCACCGCTCGAACGTGCTGCTGGCCCTGATGGTCAACAACCCGGCCTTCATCGCGCTCAAGCCTACCGACATGGCGATGCCGGTGGTGCCCCTGTTCCACGCCAATGCCTGGGGCTTCAGCTTCGCTGCGCCGATGACCGGCGCCGGGCTGGTGATGCCGGGGCCGAAGCTCGACGGCGCCTCGGTGCACGCGCTGCTCGAGGAGACCGGCGTCACCGTGACGGCGGCGGTGCCCACCGTCTGGCTCGGCCTGCTGCACTACCTCGACACGACGGGCCAGCGCCTGAGCCACCTGAAGCGCGTCGTGATCGGCGGCTCGGCCTGTCCGCGGGCGATGACCGAGCGCTTCGAGCGCGATTACGGCGTCACCGTCGACCATGCCTGGGGCATGACCGAGATGAGCCCGATCGGCTCCTACTGCTCGCTCAAGCCGGAGGTGGCCCATCTCGAGGGCGAGGCCCGCCTCGACCTCAAGATGAAGCAGGGCTACGCCCCCTTCGGGGTCGAGTTCCGGCTGACCGACGACGAGGGCCGCGACCTGCCCTGGGACGGCACGACCTTCGGGCGGCTCAAGGTCTCAGGTCTCGCGGTGGCGAAGGCCTATTACCGCAGCGACGAGCCGATCCTCGACGATCGCGGCTTCTTCGACACCGGCGACGTCGCCACCATCGATCCGAACGGCTACATGGCGATCACCGACCGCTCGAAGGACGTGATCAAGTCCGGCGGCGAGTGGATCTCCTCGATCGACCTCGAGAACCTGGCGGTCGGGCACCCGGACGTGGCGGAGGCCGCGGTGATCGGGGTGCAGCACCCGAAATGGGACGAGCGCCCGCTGCTCATCGTGGTGCCCAAGGAGGGCCGCACCCCCGACAAGGCCGACATCCTGGCCTTCATGGCGCCGCACATCGCCAAGTGGTGGATGCCCGACGACGTCGTGGTGGTGCAGCAGATCCCCCACACCGCCACCGGCAAGATCCAGAAGACCGCCCTGCGCGACCAGTTCCGCGATTACCGGCTGCCCGGAGCGGCGTGA
- a CDS encoding MarR family winged helix-turn-helix transcriptional regulator, translating to MTASSRPHPAAGADAPAEADPLRVWFRFLRLHRRVSAAVAAELKAVGLSIPQFDVLSTLSEREGLTQQDLAERLYVTKGNVSGLIDRLVEAGLVERRPIPGDRRSHALHLTEAGLALARTGIAAQRGYVGRTLGRLPPGDVAELERVVLAWRDAARADGG from the coding sequence ATGACGGCATCCTCGCGCCCCCACCCAGCGGCTGGGGCAGACGCCCCGGCCGAGGCCGACCCGCTGCGGGTCTGGTTCCGCTTCCTCCGCCTGCACCGGCGCGTCTCGGCCGCGGTGGCGGCGGAGCTGAAGGCCGTCGGGCTGTCGATCCCGCAATTCGACGTGCTCTCGACCCTGTCCGAGCGCGAGGGCCTGACGCAGCAGGACCTCGCCGAGCGGCTCTACGTCACCAAGGGCAACGTCTCGGGGCTGATCGACCGGCTTGTCGAGGCCGGCCTGGTCGAGCGCCGCCCGATCCCGGGCGACCGGCGCTCCCACGCCCTGCACCTGACCGAGGCCGGGCTGGCGCTCGCCCGCACCGGCATCGCGGCCCAGCGGGGCTATGTCGGCCGCACCCTCGGCCGGCTGCCCCCGGGCGACGTGGCCGAGCTGGAGCGGGTGGTGCTGGCCTGGCGCGACGCCGCCCGGGCCGACGGCGGCTGA
- a CDS encoding aminotransferase, translating into MLSNLATRDVETLIHPYTNLAAFRQTGPLVLERGHGVWVYDTDGRPYLEGMAGLWCTALGYSNEELVEAAREQMARLPFTHLFSGRSHDPAIELAETLKELAPIPVSKVFFTSSGSEANDTQVKLTWYLNNALGRPQKKKIIGRHKGYHGVTVASASLTGLTANHADWDLPLPGFLHAACPHHYRGAEAGESEEAYSARLAAELEEMILREGPETVAAFIAEPVMGAGGAIVPPKGYFAAIEPVLARYDVRLIADEVICGFGRLGTWFGSEAMGMKPHSLSFAKALTSAYMPLGGVTVDEPLYQAMQDQSRKIGTFGHGTTYSGHPVASAVALKTIEIYRRDRIIEGAAEKAPHFQRRLSALEEHPLVGEAKGLGLIGGLEIVADKATKRQYDPKAGVAARCVAFAQEEGLIVRFLTGDRVAVCPPLVIRPDEIDTLFDRLGTALDRTQAWIREQGLTAV; encoded by the coding sequence ATGCTCTCGAACCTCGCCACCCGCGACGTCGAAACCCTGATCCACCCCTACACCAACCTGGCGGCCTTCCGGCAGACCGGGCCGCTGGTGCTCGAGCGCGGCCACGGCGTCTGGGTCTACGACACCGACGGACGGCCCTATCTCGAGGGCATGGCGGGCCTGTGGTGCACGGCGCTCGGCTATTCCAACGAGGAGCTGGTCGAGGCGGCCCGCGAGCAGATGGCGCGCCTGCCCTTCACCCACCTCTTCTCCGGCCGCAGCCACGACCCGGCGATCGAGCTCGCCGAGACCCTGAAGGAGCTGGCGCCGATCCCGGTCTCGAAGGTGTTCTTCACCTCCTCGGGCTCGGAGGCCAACGACACCCAGGTCAAGCTGACCTGGTACCTCAACAACGCGCTGGGCCGGCCGCAGAAGAAGAAGATCATCGGCCGGCACAAGGGCTATCACGGCGTCACGGTGGCGTCGGCCTCGCTCACCGGGCTGACCGCCAACCACGCCGACTGGGACCTGCCGCTGCCGGGCTTCCTGCACGCCGCCTGCCCGCACCATTATCGCGGCGCCGAGGCCGGCGAGAGCGAGGAGGCCTATTCGGCGCGCCTCGCCGCCGAGCTGGAGGAGATGATCCTGCGGGAAGGCCCGGAGACCGTGGCGGCCTTCATCGCCGAGCCGGTGATGGGCGCGGGCGGCGCCATCGTGCCGCCCAAGGGCTATTTCGCGGCGATCGAGCCGGTGCTCGCCCGCTATGACGTGCGCCTGATCGCCGACGAGGTGATCTGCGGCTTCGGCCGGCTCGGCACCTGGTTCGGCTCCGAGGCCATGGGCATGAAGCCCCACAGCCTGTCCTTCGCCAAGGCGCTCACCTCGGCCTACATGCCGCTCGGCGGCGTCACGGTCGACGAGCCGCTCTACCAGGCGATGCAGGATCAGAGCCGCAAGATCGGCACCTTCGGGCACGGCACCACCTATTCGGGCCACCCGGTGGCGAGCGCGGTGGCCCTGAAGACGATCGAGATCTACCGGCGCGACCGCATCATCGAGGGCGCGGCCGAGAAGGCGCCGCACTTCCAGCGCCGCCTGTCGGCCCTGGAGGAGCATCCGCTCGTCGGCGAGGCGAAGGGGCTCGGCCTGATCGGCGGCCTCGAGATCGTCGCCGACAAGGCGACGAAGCGCCAGTACGACCCCAAGGCGGGCGTCGCCGCCCGCTGCGTCGCCTTCGCGCAGGAAGAGGGCCTGATCGTCCGCTTCCTGACCGGCGACCGCGTCGCGGTCTGCCCGCCGCTGGTGATCCGCCCGGACGAGATCGACACCCTGTTCGACCGCCTCGGCACCGCGCTGGACCGCACCCAGGCCTGGATCCGCGAGCAGGGCCTGACCGCGGTCTGA